The proteins below are encoded in one region of Metabacillus dongyingensis:
- a CDS encoding ROK family transcriptional regulator produces MRRTGDLKLIQEINRSIILDMIRKQAPISRSEIAKRINISPTTVTSAVNELMNEGFVREDGIGVSNGGRKPVLLRFDPNSHFIIGVSITNSFIKIAEMNLEAEIRRKEIYSTNLLFGQSVIEHVLELIRQFLEKTEYMNRCVGITIITPGIVDAKKGIISYNTKLDLRDVPLKQLVEQQFGLRTYLENDTNAFVLAEKHFGPYDQFKDLLYITVGDGLGSGLMINGSIYRGHKGSSGELGHTTVDRGSGVRCECGNVGCLESYVRWPAIYSKILSAIMTRGQSTKIQELVPDDISQITPAIFIKALNMGDELCLKILEEVVSYLAAGVINYIHLFNPEVIILGGEIVQGNPIFLEAIQQHVSKHVIPVLREDITIRPTTLGTEFEMLGAAAVLLQEKFQSPVI; encoded by the coding sequence ATGCGAAGAACTGGGGACTTAAAACTAATCCAAGAGATAAACCGTTCTATTATCTTAGATATGATTCGAAAACAAGCCCCTATTTCTAGAAGCGAAATTGCGAAACGGATTAATATTAGTCCTACTACAGTTACATCAGCTGTTAATGAATTGATGAATGAAGGTTTCGTCCGTGAAGATGGAATTGGTGTATCAAATGGGGGCAGAAAACCAGTGCTGCTGCGCTTTGATCCTAATAGTCATTTTATAATTGGTGTCTCCATTACTAATTCATTTATAAAGATTGCGGAAATGAACTTAGAGGCTGAAATACGCCGAAAGGAAATCTATTCAACCAATCTTCTGTTCGGACAATCGGTCATTGAACATGTATTGGAACTGATCAGGCAGTTTCTTGAAAAAACAGAGTATATGAATAGATGTGTCGGTATTACTATTATTACTCCAGGGATTGTTGATGCCAAGAAAGGGATCATTTCTTATAATACAAAATTGGATCTGCGTGATGTTCCTTTAAAACAATTAGTTGAGCAGCAATTTGGTTTACGGACTTATTTAGAAAATGATACGAATGCTTTCGTTTTAGCAGAGAAACATTTTGGGCCTTATGATCAGTTTAAAGATTTGCTTTATATTACAGTTGGTGACGGTCTAGGATCAGGACTTATGATTAACGGCTCAATTTACCGGGGACATAAAGGCAGTTCTGGAGAATTGGGTCATACAACGGTTGACCGCGGAAGCGGAGTGAGATGTGAGTGTGGGAATGTTGGCTGCCTTGAGAGCTATGTACGCTGGCCGGCTATTTATTCGAAAATCTTATCCGCGATTATGACAAGGGGACAGTCTACGAAGATCCAAGAACTTGTGCCTGATGATATTAGCCAAATTACTCCAGCTATTTTTATCAAAGCTTTAAATATGGGGGACGAGCTATGTCTGAAAATTTTAGAGGAAGTCGTTTCGTATTTAGCTGCAGGAGTCATTAATTATATCCATTTATTTAATCCGGAAGTCATTATTCTTGGCGGTGAGATTGTTCAAGGTAATCCAATCTTTTTAGAGGCGATCCAACAGCATGTTTCAAAGCATGTCATTCCGGTTTTAAGAGAAGACATAACGATTCGTCCAACGACTCTTGGTACAGAATTTGAAATGTTGGGCGCCGCTGCTGTTCTATTGCAAGAAAAATTTCAATCGCCTGTAATCTAG
- a CDS encoding glycosyltransferase family 2 protein: MDFYSLLLFSLCIVFPVIHLIHSLPWFKRQTEKFKFPAKEDKGISILIPCYNEQGIIDTSIFSMQSLSYSEYDVIYINDGSTDDTMLLMNQFLQLKPSSKQPLRKIAHQKILGFYQSELYPNIYVIDKVNGGKADSLNAGIELAQKELVITLDADTILTDKALPVVNDAFEDENVVAAGGMVHVLQTKTAEPLKSLSLLRANLLVSVQALDFLKAFYITKMSLARFHALAIISGAFGIFKKQVLIEVGGFRTTIGEDIDITLRIHRHISNHKKKKIIFIPEAVCYTELPENWKDLFKQRIRWQKAFIDCVIHFRGFLGKTLFKKPVSFFYLIESFLAGTIAAYVMTGLIVVNGMIHPPSSYMDYLLFFFIYILIFGLIYDLAAVRMSRHYGISFKKREIPKLLVAILFDVLIYRLATMIFIMYGSIAYFFNQNWNKVERTGRDYQTDSETAA; encoded by the coding sequence TTGGATTTTTACAGTTTATTGCTCTTTTCTTTATGTATCGTATTTCCAGTGATTCATCTGATTCATAGTTTGCCTTGGTTCAAAAGGCAGACTGAGAAGTTTAAGTTTCCTGCAAAAGAGGATAAGGGCATCAGCATTTTAATTCCCTGCTACAATGAACAGGGAATTATTGACACTTCTATTTTCAGTATGCAATCTCTGTCCTACTCAGAGTACGATGTCATTTACATTAATGATGGGTCTACTGATGACACTATGCTTCTGATGAATCAATTCCTGCAGCTGAAGCCAAGCTCTAAGCAGCCGCTTAGAAAAATAGCCCACCAAAAGATTCTGGGATTCTATCAATCTGAGCTTTACCCGAATATTTATGTAATAGATAAAGTGAATGGGGGAAAGGCAGACTCTTTAAACGCCGGAATTGAGCTTGCACAAAAAGAGCTGGTGATTACTCTTGATGCAGACACGATTTTGACAGATAAGGCGCTTCCTGTGGTGAATGATGCTTTTGAGGATGAGAACGTTGTTGCTGCAGGGGGAATGGTTCATGTGCTTCAGACGAAAACTGCTGAACCGTTGAAATCTTTATCTCTGCTTCGTGCAAATCTTCTTGTCAGCGTTCAAGCTCTCGACTTTCTTAAAGCCTTTTATATTACCAAAATGTCGCTTGCCCGCTTCCATGCTTTAGCGATCATTTCAGGTGCTTTTGGTATTTTTAAAAAGCAAGTGCTGATCGAAGTCGGAGGATTCAGAACGACGATAGGAGAGGATATTGATATTACCTTGCGTATCCATAGACATATTTCCAATCATAAAAAAAAGAAAATTATCTTCATACCTGAAGCGGTCTGCTATACGGAGCTTCCGGAAAATTGGAAGGATTTATTTAAGCAGCGGATCCGCTGGCAAAAAGCCTTTATCGATTGCGTCATACATTTCAGGGGATTTCTGGGGAAAACCCTGTTTAAGAAACCTGTTTCATTCTTTTATTTGATCGAATCCTTTCTGGCGGGAACCATTGCAGCTTATGTAATGACTGGATTAATTGTTGTAAACGGAATGATTCATCCCCCATCTTCCTATATGGACTACTTGTTGTTTTTTTTCATTTACATACTGATATTCGGTTTGATATATGATCTAGCTGCCGTTCGAATGAGCAGACATTATGGCATTTCTTTTAAAAAGAGAGAAATTCCGAAATTGCTGGTGGCGATTCTTTTTGACGTACTGATCTACCGGCTCGCCACGATGATATTCATTATGTACGGCAGCATTGCCTATTTCTTTAATCAGAATTGGAATAAGGTTGAGAGAACAGGCAGGGATTATCAGACTGATTCAGAAACAGCGGCTTAA
- a CDS encoding GH32 C-terminal domain-containing protein: MKKMTLVKLAAAAALLFSVFSLEGFRGEADEHKTAIFGYTALSGSWNKETDGSLKGVAAKNKSALILSISETGSYLVYEATIKLAKNSAGSLVFRANQTGTEGYKVSLDSKRDRVFLSALDEDRILKSVPFKVKANAETRVKITSDGPSISVFVDEKKVMDLKDFSHSKGFTGFHAEGGKLVFSKVQMSEVRTNLTGLKTKTGKWQAGFEGLEATPEQGENIYSISTTSSADFTFESDLLLKDKTATGSLLFRSDKAGLKAYQVKADARKDILQLKDVNQNRVLSEAKMPIEPGILYRIKVKAEGSSLQVFWQNGGMPVLKADDDTYTRGLFGLHASGDAVFQNIQVSDLQSNLEGWQSINGEWTPHLDGTMGQSPAEQNTYRMAETTGADFVLEGDVKVDDEAPFGTAGLVFRGNGDGREGYMLTLDPNLNRIRLLDLKGDRTMGMAERKIETGKTYHFEIHADGNDMKIYFDGYADPVISVKDSAYSSGKFGLNVDNGTAYFQHVYATPFDDYYSELYRPQYHFTQARGYASDPNGLVYYEGEYHLFHQDGGKWAHAVSTDLVHWKRLPIAIPWNEMGHAWSGSAVVDKTNASGLFNEEGSGLIAFYTSFNPEKHNGDQKIGVAYSKDKGRTWEFYDGNPIIPNIGEFYGGQGWDFRDPKVVWDEDHKQWVMVISGGDHIRFFTSQNLLDWEMIESFGYGDFVRGGVWECPDFFQLPVDGDPNKKKWVLSISTGANPKTGGSDSEYFVGTFDGNRFVSDHPAGTVLKNEFGKEMYAAMSFSDIPDEDGRRISLGWMSNWDYPFSFPTSPWKGQMSIPRELTLKTVPGEGIRLYQEPIEELEKLRGSASSWSSKTVKPGDANLMANEKGTSYEIAAEVELPENSQAEFGFRLRESDSQKTVVGYKAAEAKIFFDRSESGDISFSDKFSTYHEINAAQKNNRVKMRIFVDESSIEVFGNDGQAVFSNVVFPDGASDGMSFYTKGGNVKIVSLDVYPLKGVWKDEGAAPFEMFMDHEKLVLPLGGTHKLSAAILPATDKHKKIRWQSSNPDAAEVKKLDERSAEVRMTGHGRSIITATSNNGKLIGRTIVDSKAAFKIADKTTGKILTPEGNSNGSKARLQTDGEQTWKIDGVSPGAYKVHAGDSKFVLDASGITPGDDVQVWEYLGYGNQQWRITDHWDGTYRFSAVNSGKVLGVKNNRPEDGTLVEIQELGEGEFQEWKLIDASDTP; this comes from the coding sequence ATGAAAAAAATGACTTTGGTTAAACTGGCGGCCGCTGCTGCCCTGCTCTTTTCAGTATTTTCTTTGGAGGGATTCAGAGGAGAAGCCGATGAACATAAAACGGCGATATTCGGCTACACCGCTTTGTCGGGAAGCTGGAATAAGGAAACGGATGGCTCTCTTAAAGGGGTTGCAGCTAAAAATAAATCTGCACTTATTCTATCAATTTCAGAAACAGGCAGCTATCTGGTCTATGAAGCAACGATAAAACTCGCTAAGAACAGCGCAGGGTCACTCGTCTTCCGCGCAAATCAGACAGGCACAGAAGGATATAAAGTAAGTCTGGATTCCAAACGGGACCGCGTTTTTCTTTCTGCACTGGATGAGGACCGTATTCTGAAAAGTGTTCCGTTCAAAGTGAAAGCGAATGCTGAGACAAGAGTGAAAATAACGTCAGATGGTCCGTCCATTAGCGTATTTGTGGATGAAAAAAAGGTAATGGACCTTAAGGATTTCAGTCATTCTAAAGGATTTACAGGCTTTCATGCGGAGGGCGGAAAGCTTGTCTTCAGCAAGGTTCAAATGAGTGAAGTGCGGACGAATTTAACAGGGTTAAAAACAAAAACCGGCAAATGGCAGGCAGGTTTTGAAGGGTTAGAGGCTACCCCTGAGCAAGGAGAGAATATCTATTCCATTTCCACGACTTCTTCTGCTGATTTCACCTTTGAATCGGATCTTCTCCTAAAAGACAAAACTGCAACCGGCTCCTTGTTATTCCGGTCTGATAAAGCAGGATTAAAGGCATACCAAGTAAAGGCTGATGCAAGAAAAGACATTTTGCAGCTGAAGGATGTCAATCAGAACAGAGTTCTTTCGGAAGCAAAGATGCCGATTGAACCCGGAATCCTTTACCGCATAAAGGTAAAAGCGGAAGGTTCTTCTTTGCAGGTCTTCTGGCAGAATGGAGGGATGCCAGTTTTGAAGGCAGATGACGACACCTACACAAGAGGGCTTTTTGGCTTACATGCAAGCGGAGATGCCGTTTTTCAAAACATTCAAGTGAGTGATTTGCAGTCCAATTTAGAAGGGTGGCAATCCATTAATGGTGAGTGGACTCCGCATCTTGACGGGACGATGGGGCAGAGCCCTGCAGAACAAAATACTTACCGGATGGCAGAAACAACGGGAGCTGATTTCGTCTTAGAAGGAGATGTAAAGGTAGATGATGAAGCTCCTTTTGGTACGGCAGGACTTGTATTCAGAGGAAATGGAGATGGCAGGGAAGGATATATGCTAACTCTGGATCCCAATCTGAACAGGATCCGTCTCCTTGATTTGAAAGGAGATCGTACTATGGGAATGGCTGAGCGGAAGATAGAAACAGGCAAAACCTATCATTTTGAAATTCATGCTGATGGAAATGATATGAAAATCTATTTCGATGGATATGCCGATCCGGTGATTTCTGTAAAAGACTCAGCCTACTCAAGCGGAAAATTCGGATTGAATGTCGATAATGGAACCGCGTATTTTCAGCATGTCTACGCCACTCCATTTGACGACTATTATTCTGAGCTATACCGGCCGCAGTATCATTTTACGCAGGCAAGAGGCTATGCAAGTGACCCGAACGGCTTAGTTTATTATGAAGGGGAATATCACCTTTTCCATCAGGACGGCGGAAAATGGGCACATGCGGTAAGCACGGATCTTGTCCACTGGAAGAGGCTGCCGATCGCGATTCCATGGAATGAGATGGGACATGCATGGTCAGGTTCTGCTGTCGTTGATAAAACCAATGCGTCCGGATTATTTAACGAGGAAGGATCGGGGCTGATTGCCTTTTACACATCGTTTAATCCTGAAAAGCACAATGGCGATCAGAAAATCGGCGTTGCTTACAGCAAAGATAAGGGGCGTACATGGGAATTTTATGATGGCAACCCGATCATACCGAATATCGGTGAATTTTATGGCGGCCAGGGCTGGGACTTCAGGGATCCGAAAGTCGTTTGGGATGAGGATCATAAGCAATGGGTCATGGTCATATCCGGGGGAGATCACATCCGTTTCTTTACCTCTCAAAATCTCCTTGACTGGGAAATGATTGAATCATTTGGGTACGGGGATTTCGTCAGAGGGGGAGTGTGGGAATGCCCTGACTTCTTCCAGCTGCCGGTTGACGGAGATCCAAACAAGAAAAAATGGGTTCTATCCATCAGTACTGGAGCGAATCCTAAAACCGGCGGATCAGATTCAGAATACTTTGTGGGGACATTTGACGGAAATCGTTTCGTCAGCGATCACCCTGCAGGCACTGTGCTGAAAAATGAGTTTGGCAAAGAAATGTATGCAGCGATGTCTTTTTCGGACATTCCAGACGAAGACGGACGCAGAATTTCATTAGGATGGATGAGCAACTGGGATTATCCATTCAGTTTTCCCACCTCACCATGGAAAGGGCAAATGTCCATTCCGCGGGAGCTTACATTGAAGACTGTTCCTGGTGAAGGAATCAGACTGTACCAGGAGCCGATTGAAGAACTGGAGAAGCTAAGAGGATCAGCTTCATCATGGAGCAGCAAAACAGTAAAGCCAGGAGATGCCAATCTGATGGCAAACGAAAAAGGTACATCCTATGAAATTGCTGCAGAAGTTGAACTGCCTGAAAACAGCCAGGCAGAATTTGGATTCAGGCTAAGGGAATCTGACTCTCAGAAAACCGTTGTGGGCTATAAGGCAGCAGAGGCTAAGATATTCTTTGACAGGTCTGAATCAGGAGACATCAGTTTTTCTGACAAGTTTTCCACTTATCATGAAATAAATGCAGCACAAAAAAACAACCGAGTGAAAATGCGTATTTTTGTAGACGAATCTTCTATTGAGGTATTCGGCAATGATGGCCAGGCAGTCTTCTCGAATGTTGTGTTTCCTGACGGGGCAAGCGATGGCATGAGCTTTTATACAAAAGGCGGTAATGTGAAAATCGTTTCCCTCGATGTTTATCCATTAAAAGGAGTCTGGAAGGATGAAGGTGCAGCTCCTTTTGAAATGTTCATGGACCATGAAAAGCTTGTTCTCCCACTCGGCGGAACGCACAAGCTTTCGGCAGCTATCCTTCCGGCAACAGACAAGCATAAAAAAATAAGATGGCAATCAAGTAATCCAGATGCAGCCGAAGTTAAGAAACTGGATGAACGCAGTGCAGAAGTCAGGATGACAGGGCACGGCAGAAGCATCATTACTGCTACTTCAAATAATGGAAAGCTTATCGGCAGAACAATCGTTGACAGCAAGGCGGCCTTTAAGATTGCTGATAAGACAACCGGTAAAATCCTTACACCTGAAGGGAATTCAAATGGTTCTAAAGCAAGACTTCAGACAGACGGGGAGCAAACGTGGAAGATTGATGGGGTTTCCCCTGGAGCATATAAAGTTCACGCAGGTGACAGCAAGTTCGTACTGGATGCATCCGGAATCACTCCCGGAGACGATGTGCAAGTTTGGGAGTATCTGGGCTACGGCAACCAGCAATGGAGAATAACCGATCACTGGGATGGAACGTATCGTTTCAGTGCTGTTAACAGCGGCAAAGTTCTGGGAGTTAAGAATAACCGGCCAGAGGATGGTACACTTGTGGAAATACAAGAATTAGGGGAAGGGGAGTTTCAGGAATGGAAGCTCATTGATGCTTCAGATACCCCATGA
- a CDS encoding carbohydrate kinase family protein produces MGSSVICIGELLIDFFCTETDINLMEGKKFEKQAGGAPANVCAAIAKLGGKASFCGKVGNDPFGSFLKKTLDEAGVDTSMVVFDPVHKTSLAFVSLQADGERDFLFNRGADAFLSEQDIDEEKIKQAGILHFGSATALLEDPFRTLYFDMMKKAKNEGKFISFDPNFRNDLWKANTEEFISLAKMAMGLADFIKMSADELELISGVNGVTAGLDALQETCEGLIAVTLGSAGTIVSNGREKKAVPSICVKSIDSTGAGDAFVGALLYQIAHSENPKMAAANMDLVTKMVSFSNRIGAIVCTKVGAVSAMPSLKIVNQEVVIS; encoded by the coding sequence GTGGGTTCGTCTGTTATTTGCATCGGGGAATTGCTGATTGATTTTTTCTGCACGGAAACAGATATTAATTTAATGGAAGGAAAGAAGTTTGAAAAACAAGCGGGAGGAGCTCCTGCCAATGTTTGTGCGGCTATAGCTAAATTAGGAGGCAAGGCTTCCTTCTGCGGAAAAGTGGGAAACGACCCTTTTGGTTCTTTTCTGAAGAAAACGCTTGATGAAGCGGGCGTTGATACGTCTATGGTTGTATTTGATCCTGTACACAAAACATCGCTTGCCTTTGTATCGCTTCAGGCGGATGGAGAGAGAGATTTCCTTTTTAACAGAGGGGCTGATGCTTTTTTATCTGAGCAGGATATTGATGAGGAAAAAATAAAACAAGCGGGCATTCTTCATTTTGGATCAGCAACAGCACTGCTGGAAGACCCGTTTCGAACGCTTTATTTTGACATGATGAAAAAAGCAAAGAACGAAGGGAAATTCATTTCCTTTGATCCGAATTTCAGAAACGATCTGTGGAAAGCAAACACAGAAGAGTTTATCAGCTTGGCAAAAATGGCAATGGGGCTGGCTGATTTTATTAAAATGAGTGCGGACGAACTTGAACTGATTTCAGGAGTGAATGGTGTCACTGCAGGACTCGATGCTCTTCAGGAAACCTGCGAAGGACTGATTGCCGTCACATTAGGGAGCGCCGGGACCATCGTTTCAAATGGAAGAGAGAAGAAGGCTGTCCCAAGCATCTGCGTCAAATCAATTGATTCAACAGGTGCCGGTGATGCATTTGTAGGCGCATTATTATATCAGATCGCACATTCAGAGAATCCGAAGATGGCTGCAGCTAATATGGATTTGGTCACAAAGATGGTTTCCTTCAGCAATCGGATTGGAGCGATCGTCTGTACAAAAGTAGGTGCGGTATCTGCCATGCCTTCTTTGAAAATAGTAAATCAAGAAGTCGTCATCAGCTGA
- a CDS encoding glycoside hydrolase family 32 protein, with protein MKPILTEKYRPHFHFSPLGKWLNDPNGMVFFNGEYHLFYQHHPFSTIWGPMHWGHAVSKDLIHWEHLPVALHPDEHGAIFSGSAVVDWDNTTGFFDDQPGLVAIYTSHDSYPDSERPRQRQCIAYSKDNGRSWTKYSGNPVLIDETKTDYRDPKVFWHSETKHWIMVLATGQSVTIYKSINLINWQFASEFGEGSHAGFWECPDLFPLKVDGDKVKWVMLVSLGDTGEHAEGSWTQYFIGDFDGETFINDHDKETVLWLDYGRDNYAGVSWSDMPSSDGRRIYIGWMSNWRYANQVPTKEWRGVMTIPRELSLASSADGVRIIQKPVSEARVLRKRSNTFKDKLLTPDQPLSIPLESTLLELNLEVEFQDASIAELTIQHSDSEKTVIRYDAEAEILSADRTLSGESDFSSSFPAVQAAPLKMKKNGVRLQLLLDASSIELFGNDGECAITSLVFPSSEKSELHLAASGGSIKVKSFELHELSSIWNKEG; from the coding sequence GTGAAACCGATTTTAACAGAAAAATATCGTCCCCATTTTCACTTTTCGCCACTCGGAAAATGGCTGAATGATCCTAACGGAATGGTGTTTTTTAACGGTGAGTATCATCTGTTCTACCAGCATCATCCCTTTAGTACAATCTGGGGTCCGATGCATTGGGGCCATGCGGTCAGCAAGGATTTAATTCACTGGGAGCATCTTCCTGTCGCGCTGCATCCTGATGAACATGGAGCCATTTTCTCAGGAAGCGCAGTCGTCGACTGGGATAATACGACCGGTTTCTTCGACGATCAGCCTGGGCTGGTTGCGATCTATACAAGCCATGATTCGTATCCTGACTCAGAAAGGCCGCGTCAGCGCCAATGCATCGCATACAGCAAGGATAACGGGAGATCATGGACAAAGTACAGCGGCAATCCGGTCCTTATTGACGAAACAAAAACAGATTACCGTGATCCTAAAGTTTTCTGGCACTCTGAAACCAAGCACTGGATAATGGTTCTTGCTACAGGCCAGAGCGTGACGATTTACAAGTCTATCAATTTAATTAACTGGCAGTTTGCAAGTGAGTTTGGAGAAGGCTCTCATGCCGGGTTCTGGGAATGTCCTGATCTGTTCCCCCTTAAGGTTGATGGAGACAAGGTGAAATGGGTGATGCTTGTCAGCCTGGGGGATACCGGCGAACATGCAGAAGGCTCTTGGACTCAGTATTTTATAGGAGATTTCGATGGAGAGACCTTTATTAATGATCATGACAAAGAGACCGTTCTCTGGCTGGACTACGGAAGGGACAACTACGCTGGAGTCAGCTGGTCTGACATGCCATCAAGTGACGGCAGAAGAATTTATATCGGGTGGATGAGCAATTGGCGCTATGCCAATCAAGTTCCTACAAAAGAGTGGCGGGGTGTCATGACGATCCCGAGGGAATTATCCCTAGCCTCAAGTGCGGATGGAGTCCGCATTATTCAAAAACCTGTTTCAGAAGCAAGAGTGCTGAGAAAGAGGAGCAATACTTTTAAGGATAAGCTTTTAACACCGGATCAGCCGCTTTCCATTCCTTTGGAGAGCACATTGCTTGAACTAAATCTGGAAGTTGAATTTCAGGACGCTTCCATTGCTGAACTGACGATTCAGCATTCTGATTCAGAAAAAACGGTCATCCGTTATGATGCAGAAGCGGAAATCCTGTCAGCAGACAGAACACTTTCAGGTGAATCTGACTTTTCATCTTCATTCCCTGCGGTGCAGGCTGCACCCTTAAAGATGAAGAAAAACGGCGTTCGTTTGCAGTTGCTTTTAGATGCCTCTTCCATTGAACTTTTCGGCAATGACGGTGAATGCGCCATTACGAGCCTTGTGTTCCCTTCATCTGAAAAGAGCGAATTGCACCTGGCCGCTTCAGGTGGAAGCATAAAAGTAAAATCATTTGAGCTGCATGAGCTGTCTTCCATTTGGAACAAGGAAGGGTGA